A genomic region of Nostoc sp. UHCC 0702 contains the following coding sequences:
- a CDS encoding nucleoside hydrolase has translation MSKQLVLMDHDGGVDDYLATMLLLTMDHVELLGVVVTPADCYVQPAVSATRKILDLMGFSHIPVAESTVRGINPFPYLYRRDSFVIDHLPILNQNEMITTPLAAETGQDFMVKVLREASQPVTLMVTGPLTTVAVALEKAPDIEAKIQKIVWMGGALNVGGNVEKNWEPGQDGSAEWNVYWDAVSAAQVWKTQIEIIMCPLDLTNNVPVTSELVYKMGRQRHYPISDLAGQCYALVIPQDYYFWDVLATAYLGHPEFYQLREWETKIITTGLSQGRTKVVPSGRKIYAMDKVDKEAFYAYILQQWAR, from the coding sequence ATGTCAAAACAACTCGTATTAATGGATCACGATGGTGGTGTAGATGATTATCTAGCAACTATGCTGCTGTTGACGATGGATCATGTAGAACTCCTCGGTGTTGTCGTCACTCCAGCTGATTGCTATGTCCAACCAGCCGTCAGTGCCACACGTAAAATTTTAGATTTGATGGGATTTTCTCATATCCCGGTTGCAGAAAGCACCGTTCGCGGCATCAATCCTTTCCCCTATCTTTATCGCCGTGATTCCTTTGTGATTGACCATCTGCCCATTCTCAATCAAAACGAAATGATTACTACGCCTCTGGCGGCAGAAACAGGTCAAGATTTTATGGTAAAAGTGTTACGTGAAGCTTCCCAACCTGTTACGCTGATGGTGACAGGGCCGTTAACCACCGTTGCAGTAGCCCTAGAGAAAGCACCAGACATTGAAGCCAAAATTCAAAAAATTGTCTGGATGGGGGGTGCGTTAAATGTTGGTGGCAATGTGGAGAAAAATTGGGAACCGGGACAAGACGGTTCTGCCGAATGGAATGTTTATTGGGACGCAGTTTCAGCGGCACAGGTATGGAAAACGCAAATTGAAATTATCATGTGTCCCTTGGATTTAACTAATAATGTCCCAGTCACATCAGAGTTAGTCTACAAAATGGGGAGACAACGCCATTATCCTATCTCTGATTTGGCGGGACAATGTTATGCACTAGTTATCCCCCAAGATTATTACTTCTGGGATGTGTTAGCAACGGCTTATTTAGGACATCCAGAATTTTATCAATTGCGCGAATGGGAAACCAAAATTATAACCACTGGTCTGAGTCAAGGACGTACTAAAGTAGTGCCTAGTGGTCGCAAGATTTACGCGATGGATAAAGTAGATAAAGAAGCTTTTTACGCTTATATTTTGCAACAATGGGCAAGGTAA
- a CDS encoding putative DNA binding domain-containing protein yields MSIEVVKITSAQLKQILLTEESHFRDLKSIDIQPGKLCKFISGFANADGGELFIGIDERTIEGKKIRYWRGFADQESANGHLQIFEQLFPLGDGYSYTFLISEDSPGLVLQVTILKSRGVVEASDGVPYLRRGAQTLPIKTEKALERLRLDKGIESFEKRTIDVDIEVITTSQVMSQFIKAVVPTSEAELWLNKQQLIQKKKPTVAGVLLFADEPQAIIPKHCGIKIYRYRTKQIEGTRDTLAFNPITIEGCLYDQIQEAVAKTIEIVEEIPKVGDKGLESISYPQEAIHEIITNALLHRDYSIASDTHIRIFDNRIEIENPGRLPGHITVKNILKEQYARNGAIVRIINKFPEPPNKDVGEGLNTAFQAMARLRLQPPEIHETETSVAVYIKHEPLASVEATIMLYLEHNREITNKIARKETGIASEATIKQAFYKLRNSGLIEAVPGKAKNNAAWRKVGSFDNNLENTISIYDMYPEYERLIMDYLVDHEQITNRIARELTGAESGTAITNIFKKLRKRKIIEIVPETWGNSAVWRKVFSRDM; encoded by the coding sequence ATGTCAATTGAAGTAGTTAAAATTACCTCGGCTCAATTAAAACAAATACTTTTAACTGAAGAAAGCCATTTCCGCGATCTAAAGTCGATAGATATACAGCCAGGAAAATTATGTAAGTTTATTTCTGGGTTTGCCAATGCTGATGGAGGAGAACTTTTTATTGGCATTGATGAACGTACTATAGAAGGCAAAAAAATAAGATATTGGCGAGGTTTTGCTGATCAGGAATCCGCAAATGGGCATTTACAAATTTTTGAACAACTTTTTCCCCTTGGAGATGGTTATTCATATACATTTCTTATTTCTGAAGACTCTCCTGGTTTGGTTTTGCAAGTAACTATTTTAAAATCACGAGGAGTAGTGGAGGCTTCCGATGGTGTTCCATATTTAAGGCGTGGGGCACAAACTCTACCAATTAAAACCGAAAAAGCTTTAGAAAGATTAAGACTTGACAAAGGTATCGAGTCATTTGAGAAAAGAACTATTGATGTAGATATTGAGGTAATTACAACCTCACAGGTAATGTCCCAATTTATAAAAGCCGTAGTTCCAACTTCTGAGGCTGAATTGTGGCTCAACAAACAACAATTAATTCAAAAGAAGAAACCAACAGTTGCAGGAGTTTTACTATTTGCTGATGAACCTCAAGCTATTATTCCAAAGCATTGTGGAATTAAAATTTACCGATACAGAACAAAACAAATAGAGGGAACAAGAGACACACTTGCCTTTAATCCAATAACTATTGAAGGCTGTCTATATGATCAAATTCAGGAAGCAGTAGCTAAAACAATAGAAATTGTTGAAGAAATTCCAAAAGTAGGAGATAAAGGATTAGAATCAATCAGCTATCCGCAAGAAGCTATTCATGAAATTATCACAAATGCTTTACTACATAGAGACTATAGTATAGCATCTGATACTCACATTCGCATTTTTGACAATCGAATTGAAATTGAAAATCCAGGCAGATTGCCTGGTCATATTACTGTAAAAAATATTCTCAAAGAGCAGTATGCACGAAACGGAGCTATTGTTCGTATAATCAACAAATTTCCCGAACCACCAAATAAAGATGTTGGAGAAGGTTTGAATACTGCTTTCCAGGCAATGGCTAGGTTAAGACTGCAACCTCCTGAGATACATGAAACCGAAACTTCTGTAGCTGTATATATTAAACACGAGCCTTTGGCTTCAGTAGAAGCAACAATAATGTTATATTTAGAACATAATCGTGAGATTACTAATAAAATTGCTCGAAAAGAAACGGGAATTGCTTCAGAAGCAACTATTAAACAAGCATTTTATAAATTAAGAAATAGTGGACTTATTGAGGCTGTTCCTGGGAAAGCAAAAAATAATGCAGCTTGGCGTAAAGTTGGAAGTTTTGATAACAATTTAGAAAACACAATCTCAATATATGACATGTACCCAGAGTATGAGCGCTTAATCATGGATTATCTTGTAGATCATGAACAGATAACTAATCGTATTGCTCGAGAATTGACTGGAGCTGAATCAGGTACAGCAATAACAAATATTTTCAAGAAATTACGTAAGAGAAAAATTATAGAAATCGTGCCAGAAACATGGGGTAACAGTGCTGTATGGCGCAAAGTTTTCAGCAGAGATATGTAA
- a CDS encoding NUDIX hydrolase produces MNKFKKWKTLKTQMVLNHPWCQVRQDEIELPNGKVIDDYFVYIKPEIALILPITSNKEVIFVRQYRHAVGDFFIELPAGNFDPSQETAESAAIRELQEETGYTAQQVKKIGTLYDKPSKDTNQIHLFLAENVIKTGEQNLDITEEIEILLIPVESILDKIRQGEISVAGTVAALLLGLTVINY; encoded by the coding sequence ATGAACAAATTCAAAAAATGGAAAACCTTAAAAACCCAAATGGTATTAAATCACCCCTGGTGCCAGGTCAGACAAGACGAGATAGAATTACCCAATGGAAAAGTTATAGATGATTATTTTGTTTATATTAAACCAGAAATTGCCCTAATTTTACCTATCACCAGCAACAAAGAAGTGATTTTTGTCCGTCAATACAGACACGCAGTAGGAGATTTTTTTATAGAACTTCCTGCTGGTAATTTTGATCCATCACAAGAAACTGCTGAATCAGCAGCTATTAGAGAACTGCAAGAAGAGACTGGTTATACTGCCCAACAAGTGAAAAAAATCGGAACACTATATGATAAGCCAAGTAAAGATACCAATCAAATACATTTGTTTTTAGCTGAAAATGTGATAAAAACTGGAGAACAAAATCTAGATATTACAGAAGAAATCGAAATTTTATTAATTCCTGTAGAGTCAATTTTAGATAAAATTCGCCAAGGTGAGATTTCTGTTGCAGGAACTGTTGCAGCTTTATTATTAGGTTTAACTGTTATCAACTATTAA